A stretch of the Nakaseomyces glabratus chromosome L, complete sequence genome encodes the following:
- a CDS encoding protein disulfide isomerase family protein (CAGL0L02431g~Has domain(s) with predicted role in cell redox homeostasis) yields MQNIFFQLFIILFTIVRVYSEEIYPDPLSSNDFYSLIKDGNLHLIEFYSPYCSYCNHLAPTWKKTWEKAQEINLLANYNVTLDRVNCIENGDLCYDEKIDYFPSFRLYGPSGFIKYYPEDDKKTVNEFLKFVKQASKDKTNFQEKGQKDKSLALTELAFNELLNDPNLNHPYLISFWPTKQLISTDDDIDFENCYECLPFQRSWNLLSNTLDEKNIKTAHVNCESAVNLCKAMGYKDLTEIKNHRGDRMAKVALLVPGRPHSKNKVIRYNEEYFTDYLKVKDFAIRGVENAKVPDFNSNYISNYPVIDVTSYFEPESTDLESFVIYVNDRLDESDDQLLDSLIEVVSNAERTTLYKANVEDFYAAMGPELENFYGKYYNDKEYTFKDLIQLKLSTNLPAIYYIQKGQIKTSIFPVKKSLSNDKFTKGVQKWLNLFNIPLLTDITSWKFSKLMNYDKSNHRFILTELVDTSLIGVDKEIDSKLQKYHELQNIYEIEVDNWYLRQNSLPEGQEQRKIAIGKLRDKRKAGLITTFLDISEAKSFATRNGLVSSSRQYEIGDVIIIDRASGYVYNSYNDGESISVTNTNKILHALLSAQFSIPADTKFAGRLLGSPFPGPLKFMDTIHQYGVFGYITILVLIALLWNLKRILKLTKRPASVSNGIQKDGKYY; encoded by the coding sequence TTCCAATTATTTATAATACTATTCACAATAGTACGAGTCTACAGTGAGGAAATATACCCAGACCCTCTATCGAGCAATGACTTTTATTCACTGATAAAGGATGGAAACCTTCATCTAATAGAGTTTTATAGTCCTTATTGTTCCTATTGTAATCATTTGGCTCCGACTTGGAAAAAGACCTGGGAGAAAGCCCAAGAGATAAATTTACTTGCTAATTATAACGTCACACTGGATAGAGTTAATTGTATAGAAAATGGTGATCTATGCTATGATGAGAAGATCGACTATTTCCCTAGCTTTAGGTTGTATGGGCCTTCTGGCTTCATCAAATACTATCCCGAGGATGATAAGAAGACTGTTAATGAGTTCTTAAAATTTGTGAAGCAGGCCTCAAAGGATAAGACGAATTTCCAGGAAAAAGGTCAGAAAGATAAAAGTCTGGCATTAACAGAATTAGCCTTTAACGAATTGCTGAATGATCCAAACCTTAACCATCCATATCTAATATCCTTTTGGCCAACAAAACAATTGATCAGCacagatgatgatattgattttgaaaattgtTATGAATGTTTGCCATTCCAAAGATCTTGGAATCTGCTATCAAATACCTTAGATGAGAAAAACATTAAGACTGCACATGTGAATTGTGAAAGTGCAGTGAATCTATGTAAAGCAATGGGTTATAAAGATTTGACAGAGATTAAGAACCATAGAGGTGATAGGATGGCCAAAGTTGCCCTGCTCGTACCTGGTAGACCACATTCCAAGAATAAGGTCATTAGATACAATGAAGAATACTTTACTGACTATTTAAAGGTCAAGGATTTTGCAATTAGAGGAGTTGAAAATGCAAAGGTACCTGATTTCAACTCAAATTATATTAGTAATTACCCAGTAATTGATGTTACTAGCTATTTCGAACCAGAATCTACAGATTTGGAGTCCTTTGTTATATACGTCAATGATAGATTAGATGAAAGTGATGATCAGCTTCTGGATAGTCTAATTGAAGTTGTGAGTAACGCAGAACGTACTACACTTTATAAGGCTAATGTAGAAGATTTTTACGCCGCAATGGGGCCAGAGCTAGAAAATTTCTATGGGAAATATTACAATGACAAAGAATACACATTCAAAGATCTAATTCAACTGAAGCTATCCACAAATTTACCTGCCATTTACTATATTCAAAAGGgtcaaataaaaacatcTATTTTTCCTGTGAAAAAATCCTTGTCTAATGATAAATTCACTAAAGGTGTTCAAAAGTGGCTTAACTTATTTAATATTCCTTTATTGACCGACATTACTTCTTGGAAATTTAGTAAGCTAATGAACTATGATAAAAGCAATCATAGGTTTATATTAACCGAGCTAGTTGATACATCATTAATAGGTGTtgataaagaaattgattCCAAACTGCAAAAATACCATGAACTTCAGAATATTTATGAGATTGAAGTGGATAATTGGTATTTGAGGCAAAACTCTCTGCCTGAAGGACAGgaacaaaggaaaatagCGATTGGAAAATTAAGAGATAAACGTAAAGCAGGTTTGATTACTACATTTCTGGACATTTCCGAAGCAAAATCCTTTGCAACAAGAAATGGTCTTGTTAGTTCAAGTAGGCAATATGAAATTGGTGACGTGATTATCATTGATAGGGCTTCTGGATATGTTTACAATAGTTACAATGATGGAGAGTCAATATCAGTTACGAACACGAATAAAATACTGCATGCTCTATTATCTGCACAATTTAGTATTCCCGCGGACACCAAATTTGCAGGTAGATTGCTAGGCTCGCCATTCCCTGGACCATTGAAATTCATGGATACGATACACCAATATGGTGTATTTGGTTATATTACCATACTAGTTCTGATTGCTCTGCTGTGGAACTTGAAAAGAATTCTGAAGTTGACGAAAAGGCCAGCTAGTGTATCCAATGGGATTCAAAAAGACGGTAAATATTACTAA